Proteins from a genomic interval of Diaminobutyricimonas aerilata:
- the ffh gene encoding signal recognition particle protein: MAAFGTLSDRLTETFRNLRGKGRLTPADVDGTVREIRRALLEADVNLDVVKDFTGKVRERALGDEVNKALNPAQQVVQIVNEELVQILGGQQRRLEFAKTPPTVIMLAGLQGAGKTTLAGKLAKWMVGEGHSPMLVAADLQRPNAVTQLQVVGEQAGVTVYAPQPGNGVGDPVRVAKDAMKVARDRQHDVVIVDTAGRLGVDAELMKQASNIRKAVDPDEVLFVLDAMIGQDAVGTAKAFQEGVDFTGVVLTKLDGDARGGAALSVASVTGRPIIFASTGEGLDDFEPFHPDRMASRILDLGDILTLIEQAQKAFDEEEALKVAEKLATETFTLEDFLAQMQQLKNMGSIKGMLGMLPGAKGMREQLDNFDEREIVRTEAIIQSMTPAERRNPKLLNGSRRLRIARGSGMTVTDVNALVTRFEQAAKMMKTVARGGMPQIPGMGPVPGAKFAGGKGKTQKKKAGSRSGNPAKRAAENAARAQGVKPATNSGGSGFGLGGGASTPQQPTEEELSALQKFLGR, translated from the coding sequence ATGGCTGCCTTTGGAACGCTCTCCGACCGGCTCACCGAGACCTTCCGCAATCTGCGGGGCAAGGGCCGGTTGACCCCGGCGGACGTCGACGGCACGGTGCGCGAGATCCGTCGCGCCCTGCTCGAGGCGGACGTCAACCTGGATGTGGTGAAGGACTTCACCGGCAAGGTGCGGGAGCGCGCGCTCGGCGACGAGGTGAACAAGGCGCTCAACCCCGCGCAGCAGGTCGTGCAGATCGTCAACGAGGAGCTCGTGCAGATCCTCGGCGGGCAGCAGCGCCGGCTCGAGTTCGCGAAGACCCCGCCGACGGTCATCATGCTCGCCGGTCTTCAGGGTGCCGGCAAGACGACGCTCGCGGGCAAGCTCGCCAAGTGGATGGTGGGCGAGGGCCACAGCCCGATGCTCGTCGCCGCCGACCTCCAGCGACCGAACGCGGTCACCCAGCTGCAGGTCGTGGGGGAGCAGGCCGGCGTCACGGTCTACGCCCCGCAGCCCGGCAACGGCGTGGGCGACCCGGTGCGCGTCGCGAAGGACGCGATGAAGGTCGCGCGCGACCGTCAGCACGACGTCGTCATCGTCGACACCGCCGGCCGCCTCGGCGTCGACGCCGAGCTCATGAAGCAGGCGTCGAACATCCGCAAGGCCGTCGACCCCGACGAGGTGCTCTTCGTGCTCGACGCGATGATCGGTCAAGACGCGGTCGGCACGGCGAAGGCCTTCCAGGAGGGCGTCGACTTCACCGGCGTCGTGCTCACCAAGCTCGACGGCGACGCGCGCGGCGGTGCCGCGCTCTCGGTCGCGAGCGTCACCGGCCGGCCGATCATCTTCGCCTCCACCGGCGAGGGACTCGACGACTTCGAACCGTTCCACCCCGACCGCATGGCGAGCCGCATCCTCGACCTCGGCGACATCCTCACCCTCATCGAGCAGGCGCAGAAGGCCTTCGACGAGGAGGAGGCGCTCAAGGTCGCCGAGAAGCTCGCGACCGAGACGTTCACGCTCGAGGATTTCCTCGCCCAGATGCAGCAGCTCAAGAACATGGGCTCCATCAAGGGCATGCTCGGCATGCTCCCGGGCGCGAAGGGGATGCGCGAGCAGCTCGACAACTTCGACGAGCGCGAGATCGTACGCACCGAGGCGATCATCCAGTCGATGACGCCGGCCGAACGCCGCAACCCGAAGCTGCTCAACGGCAGCCGTCGTCTGCGCATCGCGCGGGGTTCGGGAATGACGGTCACGGATGTGAACGCCCTCGTCACCCGCTTCGAGCAGGCCGCCAAGATGATGAAGACGGTCGCCCGCGGCGGCATGCCGCAGATCCCCGGCATGGGTCCGGTTCCCGGCGCGAAGTTCGCCGGCGGCAAGGGCAAGACCCAGAAGAAGAAGGCGGGCTCCCGCTCGGGCAACCCCGCCAAGCGCGCCGCCGAGAACGCCGCCCGCGCCCAGGGCGTCAAGCCCGCGACGAACTCGGGCGGCTCCGGGTTCGGTCTCGGCGGGGGCGCGTCGACCCCGCAGCAGCCCACCGAGGAAGAGCTCTCCGCGCTGCAGAAGTTCCTCGGCCGCTGA
- a CDS encoding adenylyl cyclase gives MIAGALLAGAINLGTGDVAYAAEPDLGPNVIVFDPSMPVEEINSTLAGISGEAEFSQNRHAVFFKPGTYGDASGEDDPATATGIVNAELGYYTAISGLGASPEDVRINGALHVEPVRACEANPWDCPQPGSLTRFWRSLSNMTINPIQRPVGVDADRPFPSGITDPHTMRYAVSQAAPLRRMNIEGNLTLFGRVGEYASGGYLANSNVDGTLISGSQQQWFTRDSTVGTWDGGVWNTVFSGVEGAPATDFGQPVGSGTGNKTTLETTPITREAPYLYIDDAGHYRVFVPAARTETRGHDWSTDADAGDSLPLEDFFIVKEGATAAQINAQLAAGKHLLITPGVYHLDAALHVDRAETVVLGLGYASLVPTAGDAAIEVGDVPGVTIAGITVDAGEQRSDVLVQVGPRGATAADPADPTTLSDVFIRVGGAWAGTATTSIEVNSPHTLLDHIWAWRADHGAGVAWDSNVGDHGLVVNGDDVTALGLFVEHYQKTQVQWNGERGRTVFYQSELPYDPPSQAAWMDGDRLGYASYRVADDVRHHLAEGLGVYAYFERGIDIRLESGIQAPRSPDVRFRSMTSVFLNGSGGIDHIINDAGATAEAPSGTSRQLVSYPPADTAAPTVRIDADPAAPGADGVYTRAVTLTVSGTDDFTPPPTLEVAVDGAAWAPVGEPLVLGDGAHTVEARATDSSGNRSTVARWSGTIRIAPVHDVPLEVSAHTQCLDGKAYIVASAVNRSGLAADIRLTSEEGTVKFTRVAPDDTVTYIWKASKRVPAGSATIAGYTWKDGQGKYSSYQVDYRATDCGKK, from the coding sequence GTGATCGCCGGCGCGCTGCTCGCCGGGGCGATCAACCTCGGCACCGGCGACGTCGCCTACGCCGCGGAGCCCGACCTCGGCCCGAATGTGATCGTCTTCGACCCGTCCATGCCGGTCGAGGAGATCAACTCCACCCTCGCCGGCATCTCCGGCGAGGCGGAGTTCAGCCAGAACCGCCACGCCGTGTTCTTCAAGCCCGGCACCTACGGTGACGCCTCCGGCGAGGACGACCCGGCGACCGCGACCGGCATCGTGAACGCCGAGCTCGGCTACTACACCGCGATCTCCGGGCTCGGGGCCTCGCCCGAGGACGTCCGGATCAACGGAGCCCTGCACGTGGAGCCCGTGCGCGCCTGCGAAGCCAACCCGTGGGACTGCCCGCAGCCGGGCTCGCTGACACGCTTTTGGCGTTCGCTCAGCAACATGACGATCAACCCCATCCAGCGCCCGGTCGGTGTCGACGCGGACCGTCCGTTCCCGAGCGGCATCACCGACCCGCACACGATGCGCTACGCCGTGTCGCAGGCCGCCCCGCTGCGCCGCATGAACATCGAGGGGAACCTCACCCTGTTCGGCCGCGTCGGCGAGTACGCCTCGGGCGGCTACCTCGCGAACTCGAACGTCGACGGCACCCTCATCAGCGGCTCCCAGCAGCAGTGGTTCACGCGGGACTCCACCGTCGGCACGTGGGACGGCGGCGTGTGGAACACGGTCTTCTCCGGCGTGGAGGGCGCTCCCGCGACCGACTTCGGCCAGCCCGTCGGCAGCGGCACCGGGAACAAGACCACGCTCGAGACCACCCCGATCACGCGGGAGGCGCCGTACCTCTACATCGACGACGCCGGGCACTACCGCGTGTTCGTCCCCGCCGCACGCACGGAGACGCGCGGCCACGACTGGTCCACCGACGCCGACGCGGGCGACTCGCTCCCGCTCGAGGACTTCTTCATCGTGAAGGAGGGAGCAACCGCGGCGCAGATCAACGCGCAGCTCGCCGCCGGCAAGCACCTGCTCATCACGCCGGGCGTCTACCACCTGGATGCCGCTTTGCACGTCGATCGTGCGGAGACCGTCGTGCTCGGCCTCGGATACGCGTCGCTCGTGCCGACCGCGGGCGATGCGGCGATCGAGGTGGGCGACGTCCCCGGCGTCACCATCGCCGGCATCACCGTCGACGCCGGCGAGCAGCGCTCCGACGTGCTCGTGCAGGTGGGACCGCGCGGCGCGACCGCCGCGGACCCGGCCGACCCGACCACGCTCAGCGACGTGTTCATCCGCGTCGGTGGGGCGTGGGCGGGCACGGCCACGACCTCCATCGAGGTGAACAGTCCGCACACCCTGCTCGACCACATCTGGGCCTGGCGCGCGGACCACGGCGCCGGGGTGGCGTGGGACTCGAACGTCGGCGACCACGGCCTGGTGGTCAACGGTGACGACGTCACGGCGCTCGGGCTGTTCGTGGAGCACTACCAGAAGACCCAGGTGCAGTGGAACGGCGAGCGGGGCCGCACCGTGTTCTACCAGAGCGAGCTGCCCTACGACCCGCCGAGCCAGGCCGCCTGGATGGACGGCGACCGGCTCGGTTACGCCTCCTACCGCGTGGCCGACGACGTGCGGCACCACCTCGCCGAAGGGCTCGGCGTGTACGCGTACTTCGAACGCGGGATCGACATCCGGCTCGAGAGCGGCATCCAGGCTCCGCGTTCGCCCGACGTGCGCTTCCGGTCGATGACGAGCGTGTTCCTCAACGGCTCGGGTGGGATCGACCACATCATCAACGACGCCGGCGCCACCGCGGAGGCGCCGTCCGGCACCTCCAGGCAGCTGGTGAGCTACCCGCCGGCCGACACGGCCGCACCCACGGTGCGCATCGACGCGGACCCGGCCGCGCCGGGCGCGGACGGCGTGTACACGCGAGCGGTGACCCTCACCGTGAGCGGCACCGACGACTTCACCCCGCCGCCGACGCTCGAGGTCGCCGTCGACGGCGCCGCGTGGGCGCCCGTCGGTGAGCCCCTCGTGCTCGGCGACGGTGCCCACACCGTCGAGGCCCGAGCGACCGATTCGTCGGGCAACCGCTCGACCGTCGCGCGCTGGAGCGGCACGATCCGGATCGCTCCGGTGCACGACGTGCCGCTCGAGGTGAGCGCCCACACGCAGTGCCTCGACGGCAAGGCGTACATCGTCGCTTCGGCGGTGAACCGCTCCGGTCTCGCCGCCGACATCCGCCTCACGAGCGAGGAGGGCACGGTGAAGTTCACCCGGGTGGCACCGGATGACACGGTCACCTACATCTGGAAGGCGTCGAAGCGCGTGCCCGCCGGGTCTGCCACGATCGCGGGCTACACCTGGAAGGACGGGCAGGGGAAGTACTCCAGCTACCAGGTGGACTACCGCGCGACCGACTGCGGCAAGAAGTAG